TGCGGATTTATCAAAATATGTGGTATTCAACTTTCCTATTAATGTGAAATTTGGGAGAAGACATCAATTAAAAGATTTATGATTTcatattcatctattttttttaattgtttgtcCTTTCATTAACTATTATTTCTgtagaatgttttttttttatatctttaacatacaaaatttaaaatttcatgttacAAATCCTTCGTGGTAAATAGCACTAAAGTGAAGTTTATACACATAATGACTTAGCCTTTTTAGATGTAGCttttttgttatcttttatttatttttttattctattttaggTACTTACATTCTTACTAATTAACcataacaagaaaaatataaggGTAGTATTTCCtaaataattgaagaagaattcaaaaattttgttaAGAAATTCCTAAGCGCAAGATcttaatatatttcttttatttcaagtTTCTCTAAAGAAGAGGTTTCGAGGCTAATAATTGtgtatcttttttattaaaaaaatggtaTATTTTTCTTAGCAAGATCATTTGCATCAGAAAATGACATGTCATaagcatttatttatttgtattactttaagtatatattataaGATTGTATTAAAAAGTGTTAGAATTTATAagtctttaatttatttgaagattgaaattaaaatattgttttaaaagatcatgaaactaataaatttttcataccGCGTGAAGTATGGCCATGTTTAGTagctaataataataataacaaaaacaaaattttttacatgattagtcaacttttcttcttctcataacatttatgttgagaaaatattattttttatggtaaataaataaattttataatttaaaagggTGCAAATTTGCAAATTAGAGAGAcacattatttgttttatttgctttaaatattcatattcttaaCTCATATCTAATtacatattcaatttttatacttgtgatattcataactctcatcTCTTCATATTTATAATCTCTAAATATCtaatctaaaattttaagatatCTTTCGgtatttcttcatttcttacTATATAAATTCAGTCTTTTCATTTCAGATTCCCTAACAAGGttatcatttttattctatagttAAAGTAGACGAAGAAGActcttgattttgatatgatattGGAGAAAGAGTCGATAAGAATTTGGAATATTATGtactaatattatattatttttccgTCTATATTATTATCGATCAACGTCTTATGAAGCATgtatacattgtatttttttctttctctattttttgtgtttttttctctattagacttcttaatttagttttttatgAATGCTTTATTGTCGTAAGTCTAAATACTTATTTGAGCTCAAATTAGCTATTTGTGACTTTATTGAAATTTTGCTAACTATTAACCAAAGTTTAAAAGTTATAGTAGGTtgcttaaaaagaattaatttgaaaCATCAAAATATGCCCTTCATTTGGTGTTTTTTTGGTTATATTCTGaaagatttatttatgatttttgtattatattattcattacatgttGTTCACATATATTTTCATAGCATTTTAATCGTTCTAACATGTCTGTAAAGTTCAAATGGAACAAACGTGCAAAACATGTGTCCAGAAACTAGTACATATAATATCATTACCAACCATCCTAACCCAAAATCATTGAGGGTTACACTAAAGtggtaaatatatattttttatttttgataaaaaaatttaaatttgagtcATAGATATGGATTCATTTTCAATAGGGAATGGTTTACCTTTTAAGTGGGATTTCTGaatgtaaatttaaattaatcgtgCCACAAGACAGATATGGAATATCGAATGAGAAAAAAAGGCATAATGCATTTACCTGTCTTTAAATTTGACTTCAGCTAACATCTATGCCCTCTAACTACGGGTGTACACAAGTATACACTTAAATTTGtagaaaattgaacaaatagacacatgcACGTCTAAACAGACTCAACTTGGGAAGTTGATTAACAATGTATCAACTTAAAACTTCTCTTACAGAATGAACAATTTATGTTGCACAACATTTCAAATGGCGATCATCTACACAATAACAGCCCTTCTTACATAATGTCTCTCACTCAGATAACGAAAACAACTGAACGATTtcgaaaataaaatcaaacctGCAATCAACAACGGAAAAATCGATCCACATCGTTGAAGACTCAATGCTTCACAACTATATAGTTTCAAGAAGCTTTTTCATATCCCTCTGCGGAAAAAATTGATAAAGCCAAAAGTACATGATGTTACACACAAAGTTACAGGAAATTTACATAGAGTATTTCAGTATTCAAGCAGTTGATTACCTCGATAGTCAGAGGAGACGTGGTTGGATAATAACGATCAACAACTTGACCGTTCTTATCAACCAAGAACTTAGCGAAATTCCACTGAATATCATCCCCAAATATTCCCCATTTGCCTGATTTCAAGAATTTATAAAGAGGAGATGCATTTTCGCCGTTCACTTCAATCTAATTCAAGAAAAGATACTTTAGTTGTTAGTACATCATGATTCCACAATCATGAATTCCAGAATAGGTAATTATGGAATGTAATGGTATCCGTTTTCAATGCAACTCAGAATGTTTATAGCTGACAGAGGATAAGAAAACTGATGGATAAAGGaaattttctgtatttctcAACATATTCGACCGAAACATTGAACATTTTTAGAACACTCATGTATATAAGCAGGGAGAGAAGATACGTTTAAAAGACGAGACACACTACTAAGAAAATAACCAAGTTGTAGCTAATATAATGACATCTATCAGGATTATTGTTCTTTCATTACCTTGTCAAAGATAGGAAAGTCTGACTTAAAACGAGTACAAACAAAGTCTAAAATCTGATCGTTGGTCCCAGGCTCTTCCTCACCAAATTGATTGCACGGAAATGCCAATATTTCCAGCCCTATGTttgaataagataagaaatttcGAAATGTGAATGGAACCAATTAGGAGAGAGCTGAAGGCAATTTTAGTGATACTCAAACCATAATGACTCAAATAGTCCGAAAGTTAAGCTTTAACCGAAGATGTCAAATGGTCCATTCTTTGCAGACACTAAACCGTTTCTTCTTCTCTTATCCGGAGGAATCAAACCATGAATTGGTCACTTAACTAAAGACACATACCTTGATCTTTGTACTTCTCATATAATTGGTTGAGTTCCGTGTAGTTTGAGTTAGTCATCCCGCTGTAGACAACCAAAAAGATGATTGTTAAAATGTTCAACTAGGACAAATATCACTTGAACGACAGAATGTGTAAAATGTATAAGCAGACGACAACAAGGTTTTACTATCATGATTATCTTCGGGACAGAGGTTTTTCCGTTCCCTGGACTTCAACTGGTATCAGAGATATTATAAAACAGATTCTTGCATACAACTACAAATATGACGGCAGAAATTAGATGATTCTACCATTTGGAAGCAACATTCACGATAATTAGTACTTTTCCTTTGTAGATACTAAGGTCTACATCATTTCCTGTCGCGTCCTGCGAGCAAAAGAGAGAGTATACTGAGAAAATCAAAGGGGAAAAGTACCAAGTTACTTCGAACTTTGAATTGCTCACTCTGTTTCAATTTTGTTTggcttactttcctttttagtccatTTCAAGAAGTCTTCTTTAGCTCCTTAAACTTTATGTCAATCAAAACCAGACAAACAAACTGAAATGAAAGGAGTATGAGTAATCTCGATGTTTATAAGGCCAAGGTCAGAGGGGCTAGTTAAGCATAGGGAAGAGCCATGGAGAGACGGTTAAGATAGTAAATCATATTTACATAAAGATTGAGCCTTATAAAGGAACGTCTACTGGTTTCAaccgacaacaacaacaacatatccagtgtaactccacaagtggggtctagaAAGGGTAAGATGTACTCGGACCTTACCCCTATCTACGTAGGGTAGAGAGGTTACATCCAATACACCCTCGGCTCAAAAGATAATTATTCGAAGCAGTGTTGCAAGATCTAGTGATTTCAACCATAATGTTTAATTACCATACGTGAAATTTTCACCTCAAAAAGCTCAAGTTCAGTTCTTCCAAATTCAATGTGTCATTATCCCATCATGTAGACTCCTTAAATCCACCAAGAAGCATGGTTCTACTTagagtaaaaagttaaaaatgtgCCCTAATAATCAATAAAGTGAGTTAAATCAATTAAAGACCAACATTTAAAGTTTTAAACCAGAGacaaaaacactaggtgatttctgAGTTATCCGTCttatcttcaaatatttttaagatcTCAAATACAAGCTAAGCCCAgcttttgggtatttttaatttttttcaaacatattGAAGCACAACTCCAATTCCAAAAATgacaacttcaaaaaaaaaatttaaatttttcaagtttcaacttcaaaatctaTACGAAACAGGAGCTTATATTAGGTAAACGCGTGATAAAATTTGAGTTTATATTTACCTTTAGAGTAAAGTCATAGACAGATTGTGGCTTCTTCTCCGGTTGGCCGGCCATTGTCGTTGCTCAAATTTGGCTCCGAAATTCACAAATCCAAAACTAAAAATACCCGACCCGACTacctattttatatttatttgtattatgaGAAGAAATTATAAGGGTAAActaattcttattttaaaaatgaaaaacactACATGGTTCATGCTTATGCTAGTAGTTGAGGAatattctataaaaaaattaaagtttccactaatttttataattagcataaaattgaataatacataaatttgaCCTAGTTTGCAGCTAACTATCCTTTAGATGTTCATTGCCATTCTAAAAGAGATGTAGTATTGTTGAATATAGTGTATTAATTAGGTTTATATTAGTTAtactgaaattattttttattgaattttttgtttaaacttTGATATATCGAAAATATCATGTATTGACATaactttttaatgaaatatttacttataaaaatatactccagaaatataatagaaaaatatttataaaaaaaatatatgatggAAAACACATGATAAAGATAATGTGGAATAAATGTGTTTTTTACCATGTTAATATGTGCATTAaaatcatttacatacttcaatATCAAATATGTGTTATCATTCGTATACATTAGTtatatatagatttaaaaaatatattatatattgtactaataatatataaaactaacacatatattattttttctgagACACTCCACCAAACGAATTATATAGATGGAGAAGGTACTCTCTTTGTtcggaattgtttgtcatgttgcacttatcgaaagtcaatttgactaatttttaaaggtaaattaaatcacattaatttgatattttaaacaaaaaaattaaatattgtcAAATTATATGagaagtactataaattatatttttttcatattaatatgtttaaattacatcttaaaatgttagtcaaagtttttataatttgactttaaaaatagaaactatgacaaataataccggacGAAGGGAGTATGATAAAATGCTAAAAATgtacatataaatatttatcatatatttattgcCTGTTCGGACCCACCAATTATAATGAAccaaattagaattttaaatgcTTTTACTTTATGTTTTAATATTGATTAGGGGGATTTGGACCTACCAGattgatttagaaaatattaaggTAGACCACCTCTTTATTCGAAACTAATTGTGTCCATTAATTTCCTTGATTTTTAATTTCACTTTTGGTATCTATTCTTTTTGGAGACTAATTGAGTAACAAAAGTAAATTTGGACGATTCTATGCTTTTgcattatttcattttaggaAGGCTAACGTTACCTTTTATGACCGTGATTATAGAGGTGGCAAATGAACGGATTGAGTTGAATTTGGACGAATGAGAATAAAATGGGTTAATAAATAAACAGTTAAGCCCGAAATTATGTCAGAAGAAAGAAAGGACACACACATTAACTAAGTCGGTATAAGATTCATTAAATCGCGGTGAATTTATAGTTGGTGTGTGTAacaatattttctattaaacAAATACTACATGGTTCAAGTAGAGCAATTTCATTTGTTGTTTATAAATCGACAAGTTATTCCACTTACACAAACGGgatgacataatatataaatgtgccctttaatTTGGTCTCAATTAACATGTATGCGGTCTAATTTTGGTGATTCATGTGTTCTTAAATCACATAACAGATTTGAGTGTATCGTTTTTCAAGTAACAGATACCTAATAAAATCAGTGTGTTTCCTTATTACGACTATTTCTAACATATCAAATGATAAAAATGGTCGCTCAGATGGTTATAAGCATCCTCCACCTCCAACCTTAAAGATCGCGGAGTCTCCATAGACAAAATAATAAGAACTGCTTTTATTCAGAAGATAGTACAGTACAACTCAACATTCTCAGAATTGTCTTAAGAAATAAGAATACAAAGCATACCACACATCAAACTAAGAAATATGCATCCTTTAAAGCACACAAAATGTCATAATGCAGGCCTTGAGTACAACATTGTAATAGATTTCAATAGCGGATACGTCTAGCTGCTTGCTCCACCAGCTCGCTGCTTCTGAAAGATCTCGCTAACTTTGAAGAGAGTTGCATGTATTTCATCGAAATAAGGTGCTGTGGCACTCTTCACATCGTCAATCCACTTCAACACGTTCTTGTGCGGGCTTAATAGACCCTCACGATCCTTCTCGTCAAGAAACTGTATTCAACAAGAAGAAACCGGACTTTAATGGACATGATATTCAGGAACACGTCCTGATCAGCATAGTGACGTTTAACATATATTGTGTATTTCTAATCATTATgcaaaacaaaaacaagaaacGTCTTTTTATACCTCGAGTTGCATAATCTCACAAACTAAGCTAAGATCTGCAAGGGAAGGTTGGGAATTTCCAAGCAAAAAGCTTCCGTCTTTCTGCAGCCAATAGGTGTCAATCGTTGCAAGAGATGCAGAAAGGAGATTTTTACCTTCTGCAGCAGCTTGTGGATTCAAAGGCAATCCAAATGCAGGTGCCAGTATAGTGTTAAAGACATATCCCGCTGAAAACAGAAGAATGATCCTTAAGAAACCCAATTTCAGGAGAAACAACAAAAGACGTACGTATATTGCAGTAGAAATGATGAGGCCACAAGCAAACTAGCTGAAGCCAACAAGGATACATAGCGAGTGGTGCCCTAACTGTTAAATGGACCTTCCACCactcaaaagctagctcaaagggatgAGGATTGTCCAAGTCATCTAAGAAGTCCAGGCATTTCATCCCAGTCCAATATGGGATCATTCTCATCACCTGCCCTCACGCCCAAACACTGTCCGAAATGGAGTATGAACATCATAAACCAAGGTTATATAATCACCCTTCCCCCCTCTCTCCCCCGCACAACGGCTCACATCGGACCATAGGCCTGACtctgatactatgttaaatagACCTCAGGCCTAACCCAATCCGATGTGTGATCATTCTTCCTATCTATTTTAAAGATAACCCTATTAAATCTGATTAAGTACCTCTGCAACAAATTCAAAAACTCATAGCAACTTAACTACCCAGCAATGAACAAATGGGAGCAAAGAGTATCTTCAACACACAAAAGAAGTACCTGAACCACGACGTAAGTTAGCATGGTGCCAATCCAAGACACATTCTACATTTGCTCTTTTCTGCAGGTCTTTTGGATACCTTCatcataaaacaaaaaatcctGAGGATAATATTGTAGATCACAATCCTATTAATTTATAGTCCaatgtttacattaaaaactaaaatcgAAAATTAAGAAGCGGACAGAACTAAACTTACCAATGATCAGCAGTTTCCGGAAATGCAGAAGCTAGATATCTAAGAATCGCATGACTATACAAAGCACAGAGAAAATTTATGTTACATCACTATAAACAAGCCATAAATTACATCACTGGAATAATTGTCACACACAACTTCAATCAAAATGGATCACTCAAAGAAATTTCTGGTGCAtgtataaatcattttaacatCAACCAAAAGCGAGATCTAACAATGGACAAACAGGAATTCGTATATACATGTATCTTTGATACCAGATACACAGAACCTCCACAACCACGTTTTACCCTCTTCAATTGAAATTGTTAGTAGAttctaataataatttatacatattcTTCAAACAAAAACAGAGTTCGAAAAAAATCTCTAGCTCCGTCCCTGCATATCAGTAATTTATATAAGAAATTAGAATTACCTTTCGAAAAGCTTAAAAGTATCATGAACTATGGCTGGTACTTGCTTCATGATATTAACTTCTgcaaatgaaaaaaacaaacactactttaaaaaaaagtaatctaATAATTGAGTCTGAtttagattttgaaaatttatctgtTTGGCcgtgaaatttcaaatttccaaaaactAGCTCAGAATCAACTTTGGGACTTTCACcgacaaaattttaaattctaatatttcgagtttcaacttcaaaatgtATGAACAAAGAAACGAACCTTGATATTCAGGAGTGCGATGTTGACCTTTAGCAAGATCAATATTAACCTCTTCAAATTCAATTCCATTTAATCTTAAAAACCAAAAAACGATAATAAGATTAAGATCATTAAGAGAAAATAAGTAACAAAAAATGATGAGAAGATAAGATTTACTTGCAAAAGATGAGAATAGCACGAGAAGGTTGAGAAAGACGATCGACGTAAACTTTGAGAGACATAATGGATGAATAGAtgagatttgagattttgattcaatttttagtGAATTTGTGTGAGAAATGAACCtctatttaaagtttttttttttggggtttGGGCATTTAATTCCGACTGTTTTGGGGAAGAAAAATTGTCAATGGCAAGTTCCGATAGGTGGTAGGGACccaatttaatgaaaaatatttaccctcaaatttttattctatttaaaTTGCGTGAGATGAACCCCGCTCTGCATGATAAATTTCGTTAAATTTATAGGCGgaatgtgtttatttatttaaaattgaaagataTAAATATTAGTTGAGATTGAATCAGATGTGTATTATATCTGAAACAAACTGCGtattatttaatcataattaagTGACGATGAATATTTATATGCAGACAAGAATGTGATGTCTCTCCTTGTTTTAAAGTAAATTGAGCTGTTCGAACGATAAACACTTAGGGATGACAATGGTAAGGAGTGATGCGGGCGGATTTTGTCTCATGCGAGACGGGGCGCGGTCTGGCTTTATGGGGTGGGGACAGGGCGGGGATATAGTGCGAATGTTGGAGAGGGATGGGTTAACtgaaataacataaatgagTCAATCTTTTCACGAATGAAATATACGATTCTTTTCTCAAAGTTCAAAGACATATTGAGCCTTTTCtttctttagaaaaataatttaattaagggAAAAAGGACAATATACCCTCGaattatcgtaaatggtatgcaaatATCATTCGTTATACTTTTGGGACAATGATGCACAtgccgtccaaaaactagagcatgTATACCATTTATACAAACAGATATACACATGTCATAATTTTATCTATCGATCCGACATTTATTACATATCAAATCGACGGATAATATTGCGCCACGTGTCCCTATTTAATTTTCCGATAGAGCGAAGGACATATATACTCTAATTTTTGGATGGCAAGAGCATCAATATCCCACAAATATGACGAAgggtatctgcataccatttactATAATTCAGAAATATCTTTGTCCGTTTTccctttaattaataatgtaattAGAATCATAATTGACCACGtataaaaactaattttatagaataaaaattatttttcgttAACAAGCGATGTCAAAAATAAATCCtttctcaaatgaaaatgacGACATACGTGAgcttttttcaaattaaaaagacttcttctTGGTTTCACATTGGGTTATGGATGAGTGTGAACATatgttttgtttatttactaaattattattaCGTAAGGGATGATGTGAAGTGTGAACTTATTTAAGGTTTTAATATACTAGTATCCCATGCCAAAATACCCAATAGGATTTCACgtttttctatatatatcaaGATAATGCATTTGTTTTTTCACATTTCAAAAAATggatttattttgaaaagtagATAAAtagatggtaaatatttttaatttttaattttaatatcgtGGGTTTAAATCATCAAAGAAGTTAAAAAAGGGTATATGCTCAAAATATTGTGTTCGGTGTCACATATTCGTGTTTGAATCTTACTTATAGTTTGTTTgataatctttttaaaattaactcattttttaaaagcGAATAAGAAGAGATTGCTTAAACGATAAATATTctctattttcaattttaacgTTGTGAGACTAAATCATGAAAGAAGCACAAAGGGTTGGAGCTTACAAGCaactataaaaagaaattgaaaatattcttcaaaaaagtattttttttgaaaaaaagccATTCGTATTTGActaatcatattaaaaaatattgtgtttggctaattaaattaaaaaaacacttCTTAGCCGCTATTAATGTTGGTCAAACTTTTAAAAGGTGTTTTCTAAAAGtacaagtatttttaaaaaactaatttttgtaGTTTTTAAAACACAGTTATTGTTATTCTTCGAAATATTTACTGTCTCTTAAAagcttgataaaatattttattttttaaaataacacttttgacccatttttaagTTGGGGCTtccaacaaaatatattttcaaaattaaaattcaatatttttaattaaagataaaaagatCTCGACCTATATTGGTACTATATTGTTTGTGACAATATAATATTCCAACTAAGAAAGGTTGTGCAAAATTATTAAAGTGTGTTTCCATTTGTTCATTGGGCAAATAATATGTATTCAATGACGTTGAGGCAGAGGAATCCTAAATGATAGTACTATTAATCAAATAACGTggaaacaattaaaaataacgATTAACGTGAGATTGCGATGTAATAATGAGATTGTTATATtcttaattagaaattttagaTTCGAGTCTTGGGTATAGAGAAAATCATGTTGGAAGCGCCACCTCTGAATGAGCTTTATAGTGTACGATTAAACTTAATCAGAGCTCTAGTACGGGCTTTGATCACTGAataggaaacaaaaaaaaagatatttccttcggtttattttagttatcttatttttgtttcttatataagaaattatatttttattatttaaaaatattattttcttttaaataaatattctttcTGATGCAAATGAAGATTGAAGGGTATCCAATAATACAAATATCacatattgattttttttaaaaaaaaattaataaaattgaaagactaaatctaagagtaatATACCTAAATTTAGGGTTGTTCAATACTATTGATGTCCTAAAGTCAAATTGTTAGATGCAAAGTTATGAATAAtcattttataattgatttctccatttctttttaattgatAGTACATTTAATTCATTCGATTTTATTACTGAACTTTAGagagattttatcaattttaattttgaaatatctcTTATTTGttgagtttaaatttttttaaatactttcaatacaaatttttcatcattttgtgACCATGATTTAAAAATTAGGTTGaacacactattttttttaaaaaaactttaaagaaGGAGAGTGCAAGAATTAGTTACACCACAAAGTACCTTAAATTATGACAACCACATGAAATATAATGGAGCCTATTGTGTTATTCTTTATCCTCTTAATTAATAGTGTCAAATCTAATGTTTGTTTAATTTCATCTACAATAATTAACT
This portion of the Solanum pennellii chromosome 12, SPENNV200 genome encodes:
- the LOC107005688 gene encoding probable glutathione peroxidase 8 isoform X3, yielding MAGQPEKKPQSVYDFTLKDATGNDVDLSIYKGKVLIIVNVASKCGMTNSNYTELNQLYEKYKDQGLEILAFPCNQFGEEEPGTNDQILDFVCTRFKSDFPIFDKIEVNGENASPLYKFLKSGKWGIFGDDIQWNFAKFLVDKNGQVVDRYYPTTSPLTIERDMKKLLETI
- the LOC107005278 gene encoding glutathione S-transferase T1-like codes for the protein MSLKVYVDRLSQPSRAILIFCKLNGIEFEEVNIDLAKGQHRTPEYQEVNIMKQVPAIVHDTFKLFESHAILRYLASAFPETADHWYPKDLQKRANVECVLDWHHANLRRGSAGYVFNTILAPAFGLPLNPQAAAEGKNLLSASLATIDTYWLQKDGSFLLGNSQPSLADLSLVCEIMQLEFLDEKDREGLLSPHKNVLKWIDDVKSATAPYFDEIHATLFKVSEIFQKQRAGGASS